The following DNA comes from Magnolia sinica isolate HGM2019 chromosome 18, MsV1, whole genome shotgun sequence.
GAAGTCCAAAATTTTGATCTGGATCGTCCAATATATCCCAGCCCATTCCCCATAAGCCAATAGATGATAATCACACGGATCAgttgatcctaaccatcctatCAATGATTTCTTCCGTTGTAATCATCTATTTCCCAAGACACCAATCAGATCGTTAGAGTCTTTGGATCTAAgtgattcataattttttttttttaaatggaagtTGCGGCCTACCAAGTGTACCATCTATTTTGATGATCATACAGTTATTTTATCATTTATGAAAACTGTCCATTTTGCAAGCCATTGATCCAATGGTCAAGATAATCCAGTTTGGTTTAATGTTGGTGGCCCATGAAGACGATTATTGTCCGCGTGTCCAATACAACCCATCTGCACCCTAATACGTAGGATGCCTAGAACAAGTTGGAAAGTACTTCCTTTGGGGATTGCTTATGGAGGTTTCTTCCTTCTCGACGGAAGCAGAGTGCGTGGTGAGCCGCGCACCACCGACCTCCAGCGGTGGTTTTTTGACAtactaagttttgtggggcccaccattatgtattatgttctatccacaccgtccatccattttgcgagatcaaaatcaaagcaaattcaaagctcaagtggaccacactgcagaaagaaTTAGGGACCATGACGCCCACTGCTGAAACCTTCCAgtggcctgccatgatgtttatttgtcattagcctgttaataaggtcacacagaactggatgaagggaaagcagaaatatcagcttgatccaaaacttctgtggcccccaagcagttttcaatggtaagcaatTTATCTCCACCGcttttctgtgttgtggtccacttgatccttacatctgcctcatttttttggcccatatactaaaataatctataaaaatggatggatggtgtggatataacacatacatcatcgtgagacccacagaacttttttttaatttttttaataaaaatacacatcatttttttatttttattttttttttgagaaaacagATTTCATTTCACAGAAAAGAGCcggagacccacaaaacttggtgaggtTAACACATCGCGGAGGTGGGTGGTGTGTGCCACCTAATCGGCTTCCCTTCTCGATGAGCATTGACATGGGAAACCTAACAATGTGGTGGCTCCCTTAAACgtctaaaactctctctctctctctctctctctctctctctctctctctctctctctctctctctccaaattcAATATTCAAACTTCAAACTTCAAATATAACAGCTACTTAGTCAAGAACTCCAAAACGTGAGACAACTCCCACTTGCAAGACACCATTCTATAAATACCCAAATCCTCCTGTGAGTTTCTAAATCAGAAcaaacaaagaaatcaaaagaTGGCATCTGAATGCACTGGTAAGCAATTGTTTCACCATGCAGGTACTTTGCTGACATGCAGCACATGCGCAAAATCCAAGCTACGTATTAGATGGCCCCAGCAAATGAATGTCGTGGCCCAAAATCAGACTGCCTAAATCAGTTTTGTGAGCCACAACCGCAGTCCGCAGTGGACTACTTGAAAAATTTTTATAAAACCATCCAGTGTTCTCCTATACATGTGGCTCAGCTTGGTTTTGGGGTGAAGGCCATCTAATTCTGGTGTTCTCCTGATAAGTGTCTTGAatctcacacatgtgccacatgtggtTGTGTCTGTTTCTTAGATGCGAGTAGAAAAGGCTATGTTAGTTTATCTGTAATTCTTTATCATAAATTGTTGAATGATACTTATTTTTCTTTGAATGTGAAGGTAAAAACCAATGGCCGGAGCTGTTGAATGTAACGGGAGAGGTTGCAAAAACGACGATTGAGAGAGAGAATCCATCAGTAACTGCCTACATCATTGATGAGGATGCGATCGTCATCCAGGACTTTCGCTGTGatagggtttgggttcgggttaacACCTATGGTGTAGTTACGAGGATTCCAAAAATTGGGTAGAACTTGTAACATGGTATTGAAAGACTCGTATGAACTATTGTATTAATATTTGAAAAGGATGACCTCACATGAGGCTTCTACACTCATGTATGCTTTATAAATAAAATTCTTCTATTCTTCTTTATTCAAATCTAACGTAGATCTGAAAGCCATGGATATATGTTCAGTCACCACATTAAGGTGGCTTGGGAGGTGGATCTAATTCGTCTGGACTTGGATAGATCTCAGCCCTGCTTTCTGACAGCCATATATAATTACAGATAAAAAATGTTGACGTAGAAACAACTAAATTTTCACATACAAACCTGACTTTCTAGGCAGCTTGTCAGCGCATGCAAAATATAGGAGCCATGCAAAAGTGAGTCAGACTATGAAAATTATCCGGTGCAAAAAATAagactggtccactcatcaagggAATGTACTCTCAATATATATGTGGGCCTGGTTGTTTGCACTACCTGATatgggtcaggcttgggttggACATAGGCTGGTGGATCCATCAGAGACCTGTTTTTAGGCCCAATTAATTTATTAAGGTTGGGATGGGGtgtaggtttagaaattttctttcTAAGGCCCTGCCTAAGCACAATGAGTAGGTGCATTTATGACTTGATGGTCAGGCTTGGGCTGATTAAATTTTGAGTCGTTCAAACCTGTACACTGAGGTAAGGGTGACAATGGGGCCACCCCATCAGCCTAGGTGACCCAATCCAGGAGTGCCAGCGCTTGGCCCACTAAACTTAGCCTGACGTCTGGACCCAGGCCCAGAATGTAGATCAGATGTTCGGGCTGGACTGGGCCAAGTTCAATTATGAATATCCCGGCCCAGCGCATCAATCTTATCCAATCATTAAGTTGGCCACCTTTAAATAGCTTAAAGGCACTTATTAATGGTTACCTACTGATGCACATTTAATAGCTTCAATTAACCATTTTTaatgccccccccccccaagataTAAAAGCAATTCATGGTTTACAAAAATCAAGCATTACAGCCATGGTGTCAAACCAAAAGGGTAAGATTTTCATAATTTCTGAAAGATGGTTCATCCTTATAAGCACACTTTCATTGTATATAATCACTTCTAACAAAGTGAATATGAATCTGTTGAATTTTACAAAAAATCATCAAAtggatgtatgtgtgtgtgtgtgtgtgtggattatTTTTAATCCAAAAGGGAGAGTTTCTTGTTCTTCTTAACCTTTGTTTCCCCTTAGCCTTCATAGGATTACTGTCATTTGCAACCTGTCACTTGGAGATATATGCGATAATTTCAGTGTGTGGTTTGATAAATCTTAATCTTTATTGCACCTTTGTAACTTCTTTATATATTTGTCTGTGTAGGATGAaagtactatgaggtcgaccttgtGGGAAGCTTCCTATGAGGTTGAATTGTGTGGATCCTCTACCGTGATGTGTGACAGACATCCTCTCCATCAATTAAATGTACGgtaatgggcctaaaaataaggccaatccattaattaggtgggccacaccatagacaacagttgagagtagaTATATATGCACCTATTGAAATCTTTATGATAGCTTATAAGGCCTACTAATATGCGGTTTAGAAATTCATGAGCTCattcattatatgtgtcccattgGATAAGGGATCATAACACGTTTCAATAGTACAGGTGGGGCTCCAACAGGTGCTTCTAGatattttaagcatgatttcacactgtttcatatggtgtcgCCCGCATCAATTATGCAGCTGATTTTGGATTTTTCTTATGAATAGGATTTCTTTTATAAATTACACTACAAAAACTATTCACCGCAATTCCTGGGGCATGTCAAAGTCATACAAGACTTCTCAGGCATTGTATAATCCTATATATGATAAACTCTAATATTATCATGAAAACGATACACGGTTTGAATAAAATATTGTAGACGTTGTGTAATGGCTTTACAGGGTTTGACTCCTATTTAAAAAGtaataatgaaagaaaaaaagcTCAAATCCAACCGAATGGGTGATGAGATACCGTCCAAAATCGTGGATTCTTGATCAACATGCCATCCATGATGGCTCATCATAAGTCTGCACGCTCTATGGACCGATTTCCAAACAATATTCTTCTTCAACAGAGAGATGGCAACGGGCCATAAGGAGCTTAAATGCAGCAGGGCGTGGTTAGGGTAGATCCCTATCTGTAGGGCCCACTctaatgtatgttccttacatccacactgtccatccatttagacagttcatttcaaggcatgatccaaaaaaggaagcatattctaatcttaggtggactatatcataggaaacagtcatgattgaatccccaccattaaaaacttcaacctgttgataaggttacaaagaccttcaccacacaaatatcagcttgatccaaaacatttatgatccgcgagaagtttttaatggtcaattaccattgtttcttgtattattgtcaacctaagatttggatctgctttatttttaggatcatgtcctaaaatgagttttcaaaagggACGAATGACatagggaaggatgtgatgaggtcgatcaccatcttccttaatcAATTAACATCTTGAATCCATAAGGTACTCTTGAATCCACATCAGTAAATTCTTGAATATGCAAGAGATATAAAAGTTTCCTAAAAATTTTATTGAttattttctaaataaataaataaataaaaccctgaatttaacattcttaaataaccctaaaaaaattcataaaacaTAATTACAGAATccaaatcaaataaggaaacaaattttgaaaaacgTGCAAATTTTCCTCATATGTCGACTAGTCAAATTGATTGGTTGAACAAGCTCAAAAACGTCCAAATACTAAAACCAAAAATTCTGTGAATTATGTCAACCCAATTGGTCAACCTATTGAACAGGGCCTTCGACCTGTCAACTAGATCTGTCGACCTGCCAAAATGGCAGAAATAGTACATCAACCAATCTGAAATTTCTTGCAAAATTTTAACCTATTGACTAGATCTGTTGACCGGTCGAACTATGTTGAATTTTAACTCATCCTTGGCTTCCTCTTTGGGCTTATTGATCCATgtcctacatcagtcccctctacttcaagaaaactcatcctcgagttatccCCCGATTTTGATTCATCATACTCGTACAAGTCTACCACATTGAACATGCATGAGATCTCCATGTCTTTAGGAAAATCAACAACATAAGTATTTTCATTGATCTTATGGAGGATAGGTACCGATCCAATCTTTTTGTTCTTCAGCTTCTTTTTTattacacacacccacgcacgtcatagtgggatttcaccacctatgggtattgaacccaagacctcgtgttgaaactcctcataatataccactgaggtaaggactcgaacccaAAACAATGTAGGTAACTGAGGAAATGTGATGGCTAGCATTTGCTTGTAGTTACCCCACTAGATTGTAAGCTTGTTCTTCAACTTATAGTACGTCCCAGTTGGAAATCTTTCTATGCACAAATAAACCATCACGTTGTTACCCACCTTGAACACCTTTAGATGCCGATGTTTCTTAGCCAGCTCATTGTATTTTTGATTAGAAGCTTGCAACTTGGCTTAAACAAAAACATGAATGTCAATGATTCGGTCTGCCATATGTTTTATAGCAACGCACACGTCCGAAAGCTTGGGCAAAGGAACCAAATCCAGAGTATGTCGCGGCACCCATACATAGACAACTTCAAATGGGAACTTGTTGATGGAACAATTTTACAtattcactacgccaaaactatGAATTTGCGACGGATATTTACGACGGACTTCATCCGTCGTAACAATCACTTAGTTTAGCGATGGATTTAATTCGTCACTAACGAAAAAAGTCCTTCACCAACCCCGTCTTTCTCAAAAATCCGTACTCCAAATGTCATGGAATTTTGCGACGGACCTAAATCCGTTGCTAAAACCTGATTTACGACAGATTTTGGTCCATCGTTACATAGCGCCGGACTAcatccgtcgcaaattttgattttgcaacGAAATGTAGTCGCAAATTCCCGCCCAAGTAGCAATTCATGACGTTTTTCAATTGCTTTTGCGACGGAGCATGGTCCGTCGAAAAAGGACTTCTGCCTTAAacgtttatttttttcattttttcaagaatatggtggaaaattatttttttttctagtcTAAGAACTGTTTTTTAATACAATTT
Coding sequences within:
- the LOC131232975 gene encoding proteinase inhibitor-like, whose translation is MASECTGKQLFHHAGKNQWPELLNVTGEVAKTTIERENPSVTAYIIDEDAIVIQDFRCDRVWVRVNTYGVVTRIPKIG